The Cytophagales bacterium sequence AAGCAAATCAGCGATATTCTCCCCTGCCTCCCCATTCCCATATATAAAACTTTGTTCGTATTTTCCGTTTGAGATCTGTTTCCCGATTGCATTTATTATTTCGTTCTTATTATAACCGGTATCCATCACATTGCCGGCTCTTTCCCTGTTATTCTGACGTGTACCAATATTTATGATGGGCACGCCCATATATGAGCTTTCCCTTATACCGATAGAAGAATTACCCACCATGCATTTACAATTATACATCAGCTTCAGAAAATCACCGGAACGCATATTTTTAAAAAACCGTATATTCTCAGGATTTTCCAGTTCCCTGAAAGTTCTGATCGCCTTTGATGTACCATCAGAGCCGGCATCAATATTGGGCCAAAACCAAAAAGTGGGCATGTTTATATCTTTTATTGCATGCAAAGTTTCTAATGCCTGAACCTTTGCAACTTCATATTCGGTGGTAACCGGATGCTGCATAACAACTATATAGCCATCAGAAAAATCTATTTCATTCCCCACCCCTCCATATTTTTTAATAGGATCAAAGTCCAGTGCGGGATCATTAAGGATTTCCTTTGCCAGATCTATGGAAGGACAGCCGGTATGATAAACACACTCCGGGTCTTCACCCATGCTTATCACTTTTTCTGCAGCTTTATGCGTTGAAACAAAATGAAAATCTGCTAATTTAGTAATTGCGTGGCGCACTTTATCATCTATGGAACCTGTTTCTTCCCCACCCTGCACGTGAACCAAAGGGATATTCATATAAGCGGCTGCTATGGCAGTCGCTATGGTCTCAAATCTATCAGCAACGGTTATTACAACATCAGGGGAAAGATTTAAAAAAACATTTGATAGCTCCAACATTCCCAATCCTGTTGTTTTTGCCATACTCGTTAGGTTATCCCCCTCTATCACGTTATAAACTTTGGCAGCAATCTCAAATCCGTCTTCCTTAATATAGTTGATAATTGAACCTAATCTTTCAAGCAAAGCAGAGGTGCTTACAACCAATTGAAGTTCCATGTCTTTGTGCTTGTTTATTGCCTGCAGCGCTGTTTTAATTCTACTATAACTTGGCCGGGCGGTTATTACTACACAGACTTTACGTTTCATAATGAAAAAAATGAGTATATCTATTTATCTCTTAATCTACTTGCGATATATCTAAACACGTCAATGAGTTTATACTTTGAAGGCAAAATTTTATCTTCCACATGCTTATGATGGGGAAAAGACGCTATATTGGAGTGGTGGGGTGCATTATCCCACCCAATTATCTGCTTGTTTAATTCATCCAGCCAATAGTAGCTATAACGTTGCAAAGATTTATTAAATCTTTTTTCCCAAATCCTTAAACTACTTCCGTCAATAAGCCTCAATCTGATTTTAGTAAACTCAAAACCATATCTTTGTATTGTAGAGGTAAATTCTATGGTTTCAATAATATCACCAAATTCTTCTAAAATATCAGTCATTAGATTTTCCTAACACAAATCTCAAATCTTTTACTAAACTTTGTGCTTTATTGAAAACATCATTCCAAAAGGACCATTCAACAAAGTCTTCATGCAGCTTATGATCAGCATTCTTAGGAAGCGTTTTTTTGAAACCTTCAAAACTTCCATGGTATATCTGCTCAAATTTCAGTATGTTCTTTTTTGCTTCTCCTAACTCCACCTCTTTCTCCTTTAGTTGTATAGCAGCCACTTCTCGTAAGGCGCCTGTCAAAAGCTTATCGCGCAATTCAGGATCTATATTAGAAAATCTATCAGGTATTGATAATTCTATTTTAGTCATAATTGTGATATGTTTTTAATTATTAATAAACTACTAAATCTTACCTCAATCATCTTTGTCTAACATTTTTTTTAAATCTTCAATATTATCTGAAAAGGTCAACAATCCTTTCTCAAATTCACTTAATGAATCAATATGATTTTGGTAAATTTTTTCACGTTGGCTTTTAATTAAATAGCGTTTAGTAATAAAATATAAATCCTTGATTTCTTCTGTACTTAACTCTTTTATTTCTCCTACTATTTTTGTAAAAGTATTCATAGTATATGGATTGTGGATTACAAATTTAGCAAATTATTTCAATTCTAAAAAATAAACCAACCAAATGTCAGAAAAGTTTGGTAGGTGTGGCACACCTGTCGTTAAAAAGCCTTAGGACACCTTTAAGGTTTTTAAAATCTTATTAAGGGGAGGTGTGCCACATCTTACTTTCGTTTTGGTAGGTGTGGCACACCTTAAATCATATCAACCTAAATCA is a genomic window containing:
- the neuC gene encoding UDP-N-acetylglucosamine 2-epimerase (hydrolyzing), with translation MKRKVCVVITARPSYSRIKTALQAINKHKDMELQLVVSTSALLERLGSIINYIKEDGFEIAAKVYNVIEGDNLTSMAKTTGLGMLELSNVFLNLSPDVVITVADRFETIATAIAAAYMNIPLVHVQGGEETGSIDDKVRHAITKLADFHFVSTHKAAEKVISMGEDPECVYHTGCPSIDLAKEILNDPALDFDPIKKYGGVGNEIDFSDGYIVVMQHPVTTEYEVAKVQALETLHAIKDINMPTFWFWPNIDAGSDGTSKAIRTFRELENPENIRFFKNMRSGDFLKLMYNCKCMVGNSSIGIRESSYMGVPIINIGTRQNNRERAGNVMDTGYNKNEIINAIGKQISNGKYEQSFIYGNGEAGENIADLL